The genomic segment ATTTTTCGATAAGCTGGAGGTAGGGATGGAAGCAGTCAGAGTGAAAGTAACCATTCGCTGCAATGTGTGTGGCGAGAAGTTCGTTTTGCGGGGCAAGCGCGAAGGCAGCGGCGTAGATACTGGTTTTAAGCAGTGCATTTGCAACAACATCGACGATCTTGATATTGAAGAACATAGTTTTTAAACAAATTGAATGCATAAAGCTCCTTTCAGCAAACCAAACTAACACCAGGTTTGCACAAGAAAGGAGCTTTTTGTATGGTTTATAAACGGATAAGCGCGGTGCTGTTCCCAATTGCGGCTATTTTGCTCGTAGGTTCGCTCTATTGGGGCTATCAGGAGCATCAGGAGAAAAACGCTGTATTGATGAAGGCGGAAAATCAGTATCAACGGGCGTTCCATAATTTAACTTACCATGTGGATAAGCTGCATCAGCAGCTTGGCAATACGTTAGCCGTCAATTCCACCTCGCAAGCGTATCACCGAAAAGGGCTCGTTAACGTATGGCGGCTCACAAGCGAGGCGCAGAACGAAATTAGCCAGCTGCCGCTGTCGATGCTTCCATTTGACAAGGCGGAGGAGTTTTTGTCGCGCATTTCCAATTTTGCCTATAAAACGTCCGTTCGCGATTTGACGAAGCAGCCGCTGTCTGAGGATGAATTCAAAACCCTCAAAACGCTGTACGCCAACTCCAAGGATATTTCAAAAGATTTGCAGGGCATGCAGGAAAAAGTGCTCTCGAATCATTTGCGCTGGATGGACGTTGAGCTTTCATTGGCTGCGAAGGAAGCCAAGGGCGACCAGACGATTGTCGATGGCTTCAAAGGTGTCGATAAGAAGGTAAGCAGCTATCCGGAAATTAACTGGGGTCCTTCGGTTTCAAGCATGTACGAGAAGCGCCCAATCAGCATGTTGAGCGGTAAAGCTGTTACGCCAGAGGAAATTAAGCAGCGCGCTGCCAAGTTTGCCGGCAAAAAAGGCGATGGCAAAGAAATTCGCGTTGCTGAAAATGGCAAAGGCACGGAATATGCCTCGTATTCCGCAGTGTTGTCCGAGCATAAGTCGGGCAGTACGATCCATATGGATTTTTCGCAAAAGGGCGGCCAACTGATCGCTTATATGGATCCCCGTGAAATTGGAGAGAAGCAGCTGGATATTGAGCAGGCGCGGTCTGCGGCTGAAAAGTTTTTGAATGAGCATGGCTTTGACGGCATGAAGGCGGTCAGCTATGACGCTTATGATAATGCAGGAACGTTCGGCTTCGTCGGCAACCAGGACGATGTACTGATTTATCCAGACAAGCTGACGGTCAAGGTTGCGCTTGATAATGGAGATATAGCGGCGCTGCAAGCGAATGAATATGTGTTCGAGCATCATAAGCGGACGCTGCCGAAGGCAGGCATCTCCAAAGCAGACGCGCGCAAGGCGCTGAACCCGGATATGAAAGTGTCCAAAGAGCAGATGGCGCTGATCAAAAATGATGACGGCAATGAAGTGCTGTGCTATGAATATACGGGCCGGATCAATGATAGCGATTACCGCATTTACATTAATGCAGACAGCGGTATGGAAGAATCGATTGAAGTGCTGTCTTCGCTTGACAAAGTGGCAAGTTCCGGTAAATAACCATATGGCTCCTCTCTATATGTCGTGTTATAATGACAGCATTATAGGGGGGAGCCAACTTGTTGCCGAAAATTAATCAAATGTTATTTTTCCAAATTGCTTCTTCTGATGAAGCAGAAGCTGCCATCGAGTACAAGGCGCGTATTGCCGAGGTGCTGGATGAAGGTTTTTTGATTGAGAACCCAATAAATAGCCAAAATGGCAGAATGAAAAGAATGTTTTTGGGAGACGAGCTTTCGGTCTATTTTGTATCGGAGGACGGAATCAAGCATTTCTTTAATTCCCACGTTCTTGGTTTCCGGGAAGACGTCGTCAAGCTGGTCAAAATTCGGAAGCCGGACCTTGACCAGATTACAAAGGTGCAGCGGCGCAATTTTCTGCGGGTAGCTGCAGAGCTTGAAATCGCAGTAAAAACGCCGGATCAGGTCCGCTTCGTGGCGCTTACAGATGATGTTGGAGGCGGCGGAATCTCGTTCATTTGCGATGGGAAATGGCCGATTTCCCAAGGTCAGGTGCTGGAGTGCTGGCTGCTTGTTCCTTATAAAAATGGGTCCATAGAGCATGCATCCTTCAATGCGGAAATCGTGCGGGTCGTAAAGCTTGAAACGGGGCGCAATCAGGCGATGATTAAATTTGCCGGCATTAATGATTCAGACCGCCAGCGGATTATTCGCTATTGCTTTGAGCGCCAGCTGGAATTCCGCAACCGCTGAATAGCTGGGCCGCCCTCTAGGCATGCTATCCTTTAACAGGGATAGAAGGGAATGATTGCATGGCTCGCGCGTCTGGGCAAAGCCGGAAACGGCAGGAGGGACAAGCTTCTGGCCAGTCTTTTTCAGTTTCGTTTGATAAAATAGGAAAAGGGCTCGGCATCGTGGCTGCCGCGCTGCTTATCGCATGTTTGCTTGCGCAAACAGCGCTGCAAAGCAGCACGGTCAGACACTTGCTGTCGGGAGCCGAGCGCATGGAAGGAACCCGTCTGCAAGGACAGGTTTCTTCATAATGCGTTCAAATGCCTAAAAGCAAGGTGGAGGGTGTTTTTGCATCCGCTCGTATAGTGTGGTATAATTTTCACGTCCGCAGGCAAAGCCTGCTTTTTTATTGAGAGGTTAGCGTCGCATCTGTCACGGTGTATCAAGCCAGCCATCTCGACATAAGGGGGGTTGACTTTTAGTGATGCAGCAAGACGGTGACGGCGAGCGGATCAACATTGCTATCGATGGACCTGCTGGGGCAGGGAAAAGCACAGTAGCGCGTAAAGTTGCCGAACAATTAGGATATGTATACATTGATACAGGTGCTATGTATCGAGCCGTGACCTATAGTTCGCAGCAGGCGGGCATTAAGCCGCAGGAAGCTGGCAAGCTTGCTGACCATGTGACGCATCTGGACATTAAGCTGCAGGCAGGCGACAATGGACAGACTGTATTTTTGAATGGGGAAAATGTCACCGAACAAATCCGTTCACGCGATGTGACGCTGAATGTGTCTCATTATGCGGCGAATGAAGCGGTCAGACAATTTCTTGGCGCAGCGCAGCGCAGGCTGGCTGAGGAGAAAGGTGTTGTAATGGATGGCAGGGACATCGGTTCCCATGTGCTTCCGAACGCTGAGTTGAAGGTTTTTTTAACAGCATCCGTTGAGGAGCGTGCGCTTCGCAGGTACAAGGAGCTAGCCGGCAAGCAGCCGGTGACGCTGGAACAGCTTGCAGAAGAAATTTCGCAGCGTGACCAACTGGATGAACAGCGGGAAATTTCACCGCTCGTCCGCGCTGAAGACGCAATCCTGCTGGACAGCACGGCGATGTCGATTGAAGAGGTCGCTCAGGCTATTGTCAAATTAAGCAGAACCAAATTGGCGGGGGCGAAGTAAACTATGTTATACCTGTTGTTCCGATTTCTTCTCCGCGTGCTTTATATATGCCTATTCCGTCTTGAAGCCAAAGGGCTTGAGAATATACCTGCTGACGGGCCGGTCATCTTATGCGCCAATCACGTCAGCAATTTTGACCCGCCTACGGTCGGTGTCAAAGTTCCACGGAAAGTCCATTATATGGCGAAAGCGGAATTGTTTAAAATTCCGGTTTTCGGACCGCTCATTCGGGCATTTGGAGCTTTTCCAGTTAAGCGCGGAGGCGTAAGCAAAGAGGCGATCAAATCAGCGATTACCCTGCTGAAGGAAGGCAATGTAATGGGTATTTTCCCGGAAGGCTCTCGCCGCAATCAAGGCGGGGAAGCGAAGAAGGGGGCGGCAATGATTGCGCTTCGCAGCAATGCGGTTGTTATACCTGTGGCAATTGTGGGTAATTATTCCTTGTTTCGCAAAGTAACGGTTTATTATGGCAAGCCGGTTGATCTTACCGCATTTATTGATGATTCTTCACCGGATAAGCTGGACCGTCTGACGGATGCGATAATGAAGGATGTTCGCGCTCTTATTGCAGCGAACAAACAAACATAGCTGTTTTAAATGCTGCTTAATGTTTCACTTTAGAACGTTGGCGGATTTAAATAAATTTGTAAGTTGAAAAGTTGTTGGATGAATTGAGGAGGTTATTTCAATGTCAGAAGAAACCAATGTGCAAGAGTCCGCAGTAGCGGAAAATCAAGAGGCTATGGATAATTTCGTATCCTTGAAAAAAGGGGATACAGTTAAAGGTTCGATCGTCAAAATCGAAGATAACCAAGCTTACGTAAGCCTTGGATATAAATATGACGGTGTTATCCCGATTCGCGAACTGTCCGCAGTTCAATTGGATAATGCAAACGATGCCGTACAAGTAGGCCAAGAAGTTGAGCT from the Paenibacillus sp. BIHB 4019 genome contains:
- the cmk gene encoding (d)CMP kinase → MQQDGDGERINIAIDGPAGAGKSTVARKVAEQLGYVYIDTGAMYRAVTYSSQQAGIKPQEAGKLADHVTHLDIKLQAGDNGQTVFLNGENVTEQIRSRDVTLNVSHYAANEAVRQFLGAAQRRLAEEKGVVMDGRDIGSHVLPNAELKVFLTASVEERALRRYKELAGKQPVTLEQLAEEISQRDQLDEQREISPLVRAEDAILLDSTAMSIEEVAQAIVKLSRTKLAGAK
- the ypeB gene encoding germination protein YpeB yields the protein MVYKRISAVLFPIAAILLVGSLYWGYQEHQEKNAVLMKAENQYQRAFHNLTYHVDKLHQQLGNTLAVNSTSQAYHRKGLVNVWRLTSEAQNEISQLPLSMLPFDKAEEFLSRISNFAYKTSVRDLTKQPLSEDEFKTLKTLYANSKDISKDLQGMQEKVLSNHLRWMDVELSLAAKEAKGDQTIVDGFKGVDKKVSSYPEINWGPSVSSMYEKRPISMLSGKAVTPEEIKQRAAKFAGKKGDGKEIRVAENGKGTEYASYSAVLSEHKSGSTIHMDFSQKGGQLIAYMDPREIGEKQLDIEQARSAAEKFLNEHGFDGMKAVSYDAYDNAGTFGFVGNQDDVLIYPDKLTVKVALDNGDIAALQANEYVFEHHKRTLPKAGISKADARKALNPDMKVSKEQMALIKNDDGNEVLCYEYTGRINDSDYRIYINADSGMEESIEVLSSLDKVASSGK
- a CDS encoding PilZ domain-containing protein — encoded protein: MLPKINQMLFFQIASSDEAEAAIEYKARIAEVLDEGFLIENPINSQNGRMKRMFLGDELSVYFVSEDGIKHFFNSHVLGFREDVVKLVKIRKPDLDQITKVQRRNFLRVAAELEIAVKTPDQVRFVALTDDVGGGGISFICDGKWPISQGQVLECWLLVPYKNGSIEHASFNAEIVRVVKLETGRNQAMIKFAGINDSDRQRIIRYCFERQLEFRNR
- a CDS encoding lysophospholipid acyltransferase family protein gives rise to the protein MLYLLFRFLLRVLYICLFRLEAKGLENIPADGPVILCANHVSNFDPPTVGVKVPRKVHYMAKAELFKIPVFGPLIRAFGAFPVKRGGVSKEAIKSAITLLKEGNVMGIFPEGSRRNQGGEAKKGAAMIALRSNAVVIPVAIVGNYSLFRKVTVYYGKPVDLTAFIDDSSPDKLDRLTDAIMKDVRALIAANKQT